GATTACTTAAACTGCGACATCTGCACGCTGAAGGAGCTCTGGAAGCAGCCCAAAGAGGGCAACTCCACGATTTAGAGAATTCAACTGCAGAACAACatataaagaaacatattAGAACCGTGCAGAAACTTCACACGGATCTAGAAACCAAAATCATGCAGAAACATACAGAATTGTAATTAAGGTAAATGTGCCattgacaaaatattaaaatatatacaatttattcaatataaataaaatacttaaaaaggatacaataaataacaaaatgtataaaaatgtttaaaattgataatttgttaacactttgttaaaaataattttgataaatatctaataaaccattaaatttatacaaattgttgagatatgtaatatatatgttgaTGGTTTGTTgacattttcttaaaaataattttgataaatgtcTAATAAaccattaaatttatataaattattgagatATATAACGTATTATAACAGAATCTCTCTTACAAACGATATATGAACAAACTATAGGgaactgttttatttttacctaaggcgagtacataaaaaatggaaGAGTGTGTTTGTTGCTCGAgtacatttgtaatattattaacaattaaattattagcaTTATGAATCAGTATTAGATTATAAACCAGTTGCGAGTTTACTATTATTagccttctttttttcttttgatttccCTTGATCCTTCGATCCGACTAGTCTCTCGCATTCGCACCAAGGTGTGCTTGATTTATCACATAGCAACGAAATGTTAATTACCGTTAAAGAAGTGTCTGATATAGTCATCTTAATTGTATCTAGTATTTTATACGAGACATTATTCAAACCAGTCTGTCTATCTCGCTTTCTAGTGACTTCGCGTTGATTATAACACTTTGTCATATCTCTCTTCCTATGATTTCTGTCATGTATATGCCTGTAATAGATACCATATGTCTAATAACTGCCAAATTcaagtatcaaatattttattctgcagCTTGCGATAAACACATcgatatttttccaataaaatgaTACTCACTTGAATGTATCATGTGTGCCTGTTGATACATTTTGAGGCCGACTGACGCTTAAACCAGCTTCTTTCAGTCTAACATAGAACTCGTCATCCTCGAGACCCCATCCCCAGTATTTATTGGACATTCCGTTCACTTGTATGAAATGTTCtctaaaatgtgaaaatatgcACATGGATTGttaatatcacaatattttattagcatacTTTTCGTCATGATTAAAATGTACCTTTTAATAAGTAGTATGCCACCAATGAAGGTGAAGTAATGATAACGGGGATGTAAGTCTGGTGATGATATATGATGAGGTCCTGCACTTGGATATGCATACGACAATTGATCGTTCATAGGCAATAAATCTACATCGTGCATCGCGATATAATCAAATGCTTTCTCCGTTTCGAGGAAGCCTACATTTATAAGAGATGCTCTATTAAATCTGTACCTATCCACCTAAAAAGATGCaatgtatatgaaatattcaaataattaatatttattaatttcttctgtatatttttataaatacctgatttaatacaaatatgtgATAATCTATATTCTGCTTGTCTAAAAATTTCTGCATATGTGGTACAAACATTAGCAACTCCTCAAAACGATCCCTAAATGGCACCAGTATGGCTAATTGATGCACAGATCTCTTCTTACTAATCTCATCAGCCGCCTGCTTGAGATGTTGACCTGATTGCACATTTGCTTCGCACTTGCACTcatctgaaagaaaaatatcccATTTAAAGAATCCgctttaaaatgcaattttttttatataccaatGACTAACCAATATTGATAGGCGATATGCTGATTATGCAAGATGTGATAAAGGTGATCAAGATGCAAgcgaagatatatttaaatcttatgCTTTTCCATATATTATCCATGCTGAGTAATCTTTGTGTAAGAATCTCGTAAAACATGagatatatacattaaattatactgTTTTTATTGGTTTCACcaatatttctcaatataattttttctttctttctttgaaatcttttcatatttttctcttattgtTTTCAGAGAATCGTTTGTCGCGCTAGTTCGAACGACTGAATCTCTCATGTTCGTGCAAAATGTACACAACTCCGGTGAACTGGCAAGCATCATATATCTGTGCATGCGACTCGTTTCTTATTGTATCACGATATTTCAATGATATTATATCacatattaaatcaaaacTGCCAAGATTCGTATTGTTCATGTTATTTTGCGACTGCTCGTGGCATATTCGCTGCCACAAATCGACAattcgcaaattttcaatcaaCCTGGATCACTTTGCACTACTGTTAGGTTGCTTGCACCGATTCGCACGTTCGTGCACTTGCAGTGTTCTGAAATTAACCGAAAGTAATGCAAGattcacaatttatataataaaaaaatttctaggGATTAATAtagtgttaaataaaattgtcgtAAAGCGCGTTCATTTATTGGATACCGAATGTCGGACGCAGTATGAAGCTTGCATAAGGAAAGGCAGTTAAAACGAACGTACTCTGCAGCGTCGGTCCTGCTCATTCTATCCTCGTTTAATGAATGGATTACGTCACGCTCTGTGTATGCTTGGGTGTAGCTCTGGTGCAGCTGGAAGAGTCATGTTAAGGGTGTTGTCTGCATAATTGATTCAAACAATGTTTAAAGGAAAAATGCGGCCCGAAAATTATGCGATACTGGTGTTCTTGTGCAGTTTTACGTTCTACCAAATTCATGGTACtacgaatttatttttattaacgttataaatgtgaaattaacGCCACAGAACCGCGTTTTGCTCTCTGCAATGCACGTCAAGTTGtgaacagtttttttttacaaactttaataatttctaaaataatcacacaaaattaaataaattatgatcttgcgctattataattacaacatTTGATtacatcaatttatttatgttatgaAGGATATTAGGATATAGCatgcttaaatatttttaattgctaattgttaattaattatttccagGTCAGCGATATACTCAATACAACCAAAACAATCCGTACAATCCGTACAATCCATACAATCCATACAATTCATACAATCCATACAGTCAACACAGCAATATCACATGGTGCACTATCTCCAATGCTGAGCAGTAcaaatgtacaaatttttctatggCAGTCGAGCGTGAAAAAGCCTTCTTTGGTGAAAACTATTTCAAGGTGATTTGCAAGCAAGCTTTCAACAAGGAAGAATGTATGAGTTTGGTGGAGAACGAAGATGCAAAGATAACATCATTAGAT
The nucleotide sequence above comes from Linepithema humile isolate Giens D197 chromosome 4, Lhum_UNIL_v1.0, whole genome shotgun sequence. Encoded proteins:
- the beta4GalT7 gene encoding beta-1,4-galactosyltransferase 7, which codes for MFYEILTQRLLSMDNIWKSIRFKYIFACILITFITSCIISISPINIDECKCEANVQSGQHLKQAADEISKKRSVHQLAILVPFRDRFEELLMFVPHMQKFLDKQNIDYHIFVLNQVDRYRFNRASLINVGFLETEKAFDYIAMHDVDLLPMNDQLSYAYPSAGPHHISSPDLHPRYHYFTFIGGILLIKREHFIQVNGMSNKYWGWGLEDDEFYVRLKEAGLSVSRPQNVSTGTHDTFKHIHDRNHRKRDMTKCYNQREVTRKRDRQTGLNNVSYKILDTIKMTISDTSLTVINISLLCDKSSTPWCECERLVGSKDQGKSKEKKKANNSKLATGL